In Gossypium arboreum isolate Shixiya-1 chromosome 5, ASM2569848v2, whole genome shotgun sequence, a single genomic region encodes these proteins:
- the LOC108487593 gene encoding uncharacterized protein LOC108487593, which translates to MLRDVSKWNMEKAKEFLQLNKEEAETVSRLNIQPTRVGFQCSFYEDFALRGIRVDTGQPGFVSCTLKVPPRLTDKSGNLAKGAVANLVDEVGAAVVHVEGLPMNVSVDMSISFLGTAKLNDELEITSKVLGQRGSYSGTIVLVRNKATGELIAEGRHSLFGKKSSKL; encoded by the exons ATGCTAAGAGATGTAAGCAAGTGGAATATGGAAAAAGCCAAGGAATTCCTCCAACTAAACAAAGAAGAGGCAGAGACCGTTTCGCGGCTCAATATTCAGCCTACCCGAGTCGGCTTCCAGTGCAGCTTCTACGAAGATTTCGCCTTGCGTGGCATCCGTGTCGACACCGGCCAGCCTGGCTTCGTTTCCTGCACCTTGAAAGTCCCTCCTCGCCTCACT GATAAAAGTGGAAATTTAGCAAAAGGTGCTGTTGCAAATCTTGTCGATGAAGTTGGAGCGGCTGTTGTTCATGTCGAAGGTCTTCCTATGAATGTTTCAGTCGATATGTCCATCTCCTTTCTCGGAACTGCTAAGCTCAAT GACGAGTTAGAGATTACTTCAAAGGTTTTAGGACAAAGAGGAAGTTATTCAGGTACAATTGTTCTTGTCAGAAACAAAGCGACAGGGGAGTTAATTGCTGAAGGTCGTCATTCATTGTTTGGTAAAAAAAGTAGCAAACTTTAG
- the LOC108487594 gene encoding uncharacterized protein LOC108487594, with protein sequence MEEAKEFLQLNKEEAESVSRLTIHPHRLGFQCSFYEDFALRGIRVDSVQPGFVSCTFRVPPRLTDKSGNLATGAVANLVDEVGGAIVHVEGLTMNVSVDMSISFLGTAKLNDELQITSKVLGRRGSYSGTIVLVRNKVTGELIAEGRHSLFDKHGSKL encoded by the exons ATGGAAGAAGCCAAAGAATTCCTCCAACTAAACAAGGAAGAAGCAGAGAGCGTTTCCCGACTCACTATCCACCCTCATCGACTCGGCTTCCAGTGCAGCTTCTACGAAGATTTCGCCTTGCGTGGCATCCGTGTCGATTCGGTCCAGCCTGGCTTCGTTTCCTGCACTTTCAGAGTCCCTCCTCGCCTCACT GATAAAAGTGGGAACTTAGCAACAGGTGCTGTTGCAAATCTTGTCGATGAAGTCGGAGGGGCTATTGTTCATGTCGAAGGTCTTACTATGAATGTTTCAGTCGATATGTCCATCTCGTTCCTCGGAACTGCTAAGCTCAAT GATGAATTACAGATTACTTCAAAGGTTTTAGGACGAAGAGGAAGTTATTCAGGTACAATTGTTCTTGTCAGAAACAAAGTGACAGGGGAGTTAATAGCTGAAGGTCGCCATTCATTGTTTGATAAACATGGTAGCAAACTCTAG
- the LOC108487314 gene encoding protein OCTOPUS yields the protein MTSQPQPQQHHRQSRRLSTCHRHPTTAPITGFCASCLRERLAGIQDNCPTPSTSQLRRSKSCSGGPAPSSASAASEPRRKSCDVRAHSSLYDLFAIDDKITTLNLNHPPSKVEAVQGFEEEEEEEGELKTMKEFIDLEWGSKKASGRSLWEAASVFSKRLRQWRKKQSKRKEKNEASVLEKANKKGLRETQSEIGEYGLFGRRSCDTDPRLSVDDARYSFEEPRASWDGCLIGKQKPKANEEANVGEERLSAVKEEEKISPGGSDQTRDCYADSLTTRRKSFDRSSSSRKISMGEANAEVSPGAVGLFHGAKLLVTEKELRDSNWYSNVESGSKGVEFVASGVGKKGFTLKKAKGWKNVWRMWGLIQRRKQSEFGDEEKTAGGYVGDGRLAESFQKLTRVANGDEDRGIRGDVSVGTLAESLQKLRGLANGDEGKVVGGNVADHGTLAESLKKLRKVANGGSYGSVVSQKLMKSYSVSARNSVDGSSFYGTSMPECNSKGDGEKRRDNSMLQQNRSVRYSPNNLDHGLLRFYLTPLRSYRRSKSGRSKLRNSNSVSGTVL from the coding sequence ATGACTTCGCAACCCCAGCCTCAACAGCACCACCGTCAGAGTCGTCGTCTCTCCACCTGTCACCGCCACCCGACTACCGCACCCATTACTGGGTTCTGTGCATCATGTCTTCGGGAACGTCTAGCGGGCATCCAGGACAACTGTCCCACTCCTTCAACCTCCCAGCTCCGCCGCTCTAAGTCTTGCTCCGGTGGTCCTGCCCCATCCTCCGCCTCTGCCGCCTCAGAGCCCCGCCGTAAATCTTGCGACGTAAGGGCTCACAGTTCACTATATGACCTTTTCGCCATCGATGACAAAATAACAACCCTCAATCTCAATCACCCTCCTTCAAAAGTTGAAGCTGTTCaaggttttgaagaagaagaagaagaggaaggagAATTGAAAACCATGAAAGAATTCATAGATCTCGAATGGGGCAGCAAAAAAGCTTCAGGGAGATCTTTATGGGAAGCTGCTTCAGTATTTAGCAAGAGATTGAGGCAATGGCGGAAAAAACAAAGCAAAAGGAAGGAGAAAAATGAGGCTTCGGTTCTTGAGAAGGCAAACAAAAAGGGGTTAAGAGAGACTCAGTCGGAGATCGGAGAATATGGGTTGTTTGGAAGAAGATCTTGTGATACTGATCCTAGATTATCAGTTGATGATGCGAGGTATTCCTTTGAAGAGCCAAGGGCTTCTTGGGACGGTTGTTTGATTGGGAAACAGAAGCCAAAGGCTAACGAGGAAGCAAATGTTGGGGAAGAGAGATTGAGTGCTGTAAAAGAGGAAGAAAAGATTAGCCCCGGTGGGTCAGATCAAACGAGAGATTGTTATGCCGATTCATTGACTACAAGGAGGAAGAGTTTCGATCGGTCCAGTTCGAGTAGGAAGATTTCTATGGGGGAAGCGAACGCTGAAGTGTCTCCCGGGGCTGTTGGGTTGTTTCACGGGGCGAAGCTGTTGGTTACCGAGAAAGAATTAAGGGATTCCAATTGGTATTCGAATGTGGAATCTGGATCTAAGGGTGTTGAGTTTGTTGCTTCCGGGGTTGGTAAAAAAGGGTTTACTTTGAAGAAGGCAAAGGGGTGGAAAAACGTTTGGAGGATGTGGGGTTTGATACAGAGGCGAAAACAGAGTGAATTCGGAGATGAAGAGAAGACTGCTGGAGGATATGTAGGTGACGGGAGGCTGGCAGAGTCATTTCAGAAACTTACTAGGGTGGCCAATGGGGATGAAGATAGAGGCATTAGAGGAGATGTGAGTGTAGGGACACTAGCGGAGTCATTGCAAAAATTAAGGGGCTTGGCTAATGGAGATGAAGGTAAAGTTGTAGGAGGGAATGTGGCTGATCATGGGACACTAGCCGAGTCCTTGAAAAAGTTAAGAAAGGTTGCCAATGGAGGTTCATATGGGAGTGTTGTGAGCCAGAAGCTTATGAAGAGCTATAGTGTTAGTGCTCGGAATTCAGTGGATGGATCATCTTTTTATGGAACAAGTATGCCCGAGTGTAACTCCAAAGGTGATGGTGAAAAGAGAAGGGATAATTCTATGTTGCAGCAGAATAGGAGTGTCAGGTATTCTCCCAATAACCTCGATCATGGATTACTGCGGTTCTACTTGACTCCATTGAGGAGTTATAGGAGAAGCAAATCTGGAAGAAGTAAGCTAAGAAACTCAAACTCTGTTAGTGGAACTGTACTGTAA
- the LOC108489645 gene encoding protein GRAVITROPIC IN THE LIGHT 1, whose amino-acid sequence MATKVSNFSDLIQRVAASCLLHPLAAGRQESGEADALTDDVIEEDPDEEEYYEYNNSSEDEEKENGVKGAEKSRRIATVWNNNGEKTKEMVTLMKEVFEAVAEMKKAYVRLQEAHCPWDPERMRAADVAVVGELRRLGVLRERFRRGTRGGGGRGKGHVAMLKEVVAPYEAAVEDLKREVKVKEVEIENLKEKLNTVTCLSNGGKKGRSLSKRKVSCSQVLGAAPLPTPELFEATMCQVKEASKSFTSLLLSLMREARWDIAAAVRSIEAATAAPDTTAYTTTITPSVIANHHAKYALESYVSRKIFQGFDHETFYMDGSLSSLLNPDQYHRECFTQYRDMKAMDPVELLGILPTCNFGKFCSKKYLAIVHPKMEESLFGDLEQRNQVMAGIHPRSQFYGEFLGLAKAIWLLHLLAFSLDPSPSQFEASRGAEFHPHYMESIGKISGGRVPTGQIVGFPVSPGFKLGNGSVVKARVYLVART is encoded by the exons ATGGCGACCAAAGTATCGAACTTTTCGGATCTGATACAACGTGTTGCAGCTTCTTGTTTATTGCACCCGCTCGCCGCCGGTAGGCAAGAATCCGGCGAAGCTGACGCCCTGACTGACGATGTTATTGAGGAGGACCCTGATGAAGAAGAATACTACGAGTATAACAATTCGAGTGAGGATGAAGAGAAAGAAAATGGGGTGAAGGGGGCGGAAAAGTCGAGGAGAATAGCGACAGTTTGGAACAATAACGGAGAGAAAACGAAGGAAATGGTGACGTTAATGAAGGAGGTTTTCGAGGCGGTGGCGGAAATGAAGAAGGCTTACGTAAGGTTACAAGAGGCGCATTGTCCGTGGGACCCGGAGAGGATGAGGGCGGCTGACGTTGCGGTGGTGGGTGAGCTGAGGAGGCTTGGGGTGTTGAGGGAAAGGTTTAGGAGAGGTACGCGCGGTGGTGGCGGTCGAGGGAAAGGACACGTGGCTATGCTGAAGGAAGTGGTGGCGCCATACGAGGCGGCGGTGGAGGACTTGAAGAGGGAAGTGAAGGTTAAGGAGGTGGAGATCGAGAACCTGAAAGAAAAGCTCAACACTGTCACTTGCCTTTCCAATGGCGGAAAGAAAGGACGGAGTCTTTCCAAGAGGAAAGTCAGCTGCAGTCAAG TACTTGGAGCAGCGCCACTACCAACACCGGAGCTGTTCGAGGCTACAATGTGTCAGGTGAAGGAAGCATCAAAGTCCTTCACATCTCTCCTCCTTTCCCTCATGCGCGAGGCTCGCTGGGATATAGCTGCCGCTGTCCGATCTATTGAAGCTGCAACAGCTGCTCCTGATACCACCGCTTATACCACCACGATAACTCCCTCTGTTATTGCAAATCACCATGCCAAGTACGCGCTCGAGTCGTATGTTTCACGCAAAATTTTTCAAGGATTCGACCACGAGACTTTCTACATGGATGGCAGCCTTTCTTCCTTACTTAATCCCGATCAGTACCATCGGGAGTGCTTCACTCAATACCGTGACATGAAAGCAATGGATCCGGTTGAACTTCTCGGAATCTTGCCTACCTGCAATTTTGGCAAGTTCTGCTCGAAGAAGTACCTTGCCATCGTTCATCCCAAGATGGAAGAATCCTTGTTCGGGGACTTGGAGCAGCGCAACCAAGTAATGGCCGGGATTCATCCAAGGAGTCAGTTTTATGGGGAGTTCTTGGGGCTGGCCAAGGCAATTTGGTTGCTTCATTTGCTTGCTTTCTCACTTGACCCTTCACCAAGCCAATTCGAAGCAAGTCGGGGAGCAGAGTTTCATCCACACTATATGGAAAGTATCGGCAAGATTTCTGGTGGTCGAGTACCTACAGGTCAGATTGTTGGATTCCCAGTTAGCCCTGGGTTCAAGCTAGGAAATGGTTCTGTTGTGAAGGCTAGGGTTTACCTGGTGGCTAGGACTTAA
- the LOC108489231 gene encoding neutral ceramidase 1-like isoform X1 → MRNASIQGHELSAAWCTYLCMMELLASIDCYFWSPSRTICLWMSLVLLLQYSKTVVSKSDYLIGLGSYDITGPAADVNMMGYANAEQIASGIHFRLRARSFIVAEPQGKRVVFVNLDACMASQLVTIKVIERLKARYGELYTEQNVAISGIHTHAGPGGYLQYVVYLVTSLGFVRQSFDALVDGIEKSIMQAHENLRPGSIFVNKGELLDASVNRSPSAYLNNPASERRKHKYDVDKEMTLLKFVDDQWGPVGSFNWFATHGTSMSRTNSLISGDNKGAAARFMEDWFEKNGIRSSDTNESGSDGVPRRVSNIIPNIHDDYNKLLELAASFRSSPGSPATQTMSVARRVRGALRQADKPRFVSAFCQTNCGDVSPNVLGAFCTDTGLPCDFNHSTCGGKNELCYGRGPGYLDEFESTRIIGERQFRKAVDLFEKASEQLKGEVDYRHTYIDFSQLEVTLTKVGGGSEVVKTCPAAMGFAFAAGTTDGPGAFDFKQGDDQGNPFWRLVRDVLKTPDKKQVDCQHPKPILLDTGEMKQPYDWAPSVLPIQILRIGQFVILSVPGEFTTMSGRRLRNAVKTVLTRSGNGEFGSNTHVVIAGLTNTYSQYVATLEEYQVQRYEGASTLYGPHTLSAYIQEFQKLATALIKGQPVEAGMPPPDLLQKQISLLTPVIMDSTPAGKNFGDVSSDVPANSTFKRGSTVTVVFWSACPRNDLLTEGTFALVEMLQGKDTWIPMYDDDDFCLRFKWSRPSKLSPRSKATIEWIIPSSSSPGVYRIRHFGASKGLMGSIRHFTGSSSAFVVA, encoded by the exons ATGAGGAATGCTTCGATCCAGGGGCATGAACTAAGTGCTGCTTGGTGTACTTATCTGTGTATGATGGAGTTACTTGCTTCCATCGACTGTTACTTTTGGAGTCCTTCGAGAACTATTTGCTTATGGATGTCTCTGGTGCTTTTGCTCCAATATAGTAAAACAGTAGTATCCAAATCCGACTATTTGATCGGACTTGGAAGCTATGACATTACTGGTCCTGCAGCCGACGTTAACATGATGGGATATGCTAATGCGGAACAAATTGCCTCGGGGATTCACTTCAGGCTGCGAGCTCGCTCATTCATTGTGGCTGAGCCACAGGGGAAACGAGTTGTATTTGTTAACCTTGATGCTTGCATGGCTTCTCAATTAGTGACGATCAAAGTGATTGAGAGATTGAAAGCAag ATATGGGGAGTTATATACTGAACAGAATGTTGCTATCAGTGGTATTCATACCCATGCCGGTCCAGGAGGTTATCTCCAATATGTAGTGTATCTTGTGACATCTTTAGGATTTGTTCGTCAGTCATTTGATGCCCTGGTAGATGGCATCGAGAAAAGTATCATGCAAGCTCATGAAAATCTTCGACCCGGATCTATTTTTGTGAACAAGG GAGAACTACTAGATGCTAGTGTAAACCGAAGTCCCAGTGCCTATCTCAATAACCCTGCATCCGAACGGAGAAAACATAAATATGACGTTGATAAAGAAATGACCCTTTTAAAGTTCGTAGACGACCAGTGGGGTCCAGTGGGTAGTTTCAACTGGTTCGCAACTCACGGAACATCGATGAGTCGTACAAACTCACTGATCAGTGGGGATAACAAAGGTGCAGCAGCTAGATTTATGGAAGACTGGTTTGAGAAAAATGGCATCAGAAGTTCAGATACTAATGAATCGGGCTCTGACGGAGTACCTCGAAGAGTCTCTAATATCATCCCCAACATCCATGATGATT ACAATAAGTTACTGGAGCTTGCTGCATCCTTCCGCTCATCTCCTGGTAGCCCAGCAACACAAACTATGAGTGTTGCCAGACGCGTCAGAGGTGCTCTTAGACAGGCTGATAAGCCCAGATTTGTATCTGCATTTTGCCAAACAAATTGTGGTGATGTTAGTCCCAATGTACTCGGAGCATTTTGCACCGACACCGGTCTTCCTTGTGACTTCAATCATAGTACCTGTGGTGGAAAGAATGAGCTGTGCTATGGCCGAGGACCAGG CTATCTTGATGAGTTTGAAAGTACTCGTATTATCGGAGAGAGGCAATTCAGAAAAGCCGTGGACTTGTTTGAGAAAGCATCTGAACAGTTAAAAGGAGAGGTTGATTATCGTCACACTTACATAGACTTTTCCCAGCTTGAGGTAACACTTACTAAAGTGGGAGGAGGTTCTGAGGTAGTTAAAACTTGTCCCGCTGCAATGGGATTTGCGTTTGCTGCAGGAACAACTGATGGACCTGGAGCATTTGATTTTAAGCAAGGAGATGACCAG GGAAACCCTTTTTGGAGGCTTGTCCGTGACGTACTTAAAACTCCCGATAAGAAACAAGTTGATTGTCAGCATCCAAAGCCCATCTTGCTAGATACTGGTGAAATGAAGCAACCATATGATTGGGCG CCTTCAGTACTTCCAATCCAGATCCTTCGGATAGGGCAGTTTGTCATTCTCAGTGTACCAGGAG AATTTACAACAATGTCTGGGAGGCGTCTCCGGAATGCTGTGAAGACAGTGCTTACAAGGAGTGGTAATGGGGAATTTGGTAGTAACACTCATGTTGTTATAGCTGGGTTGACTAATACATATTCACAGTATGTTGCAACTTTAGAAGAGTACCAAGTGCAGAGATACGAG GGTGCCTCCACACTGTATGGTCCACACACACTCAGTGCCTACATTCAGGAATTCCAGAAGCTTGCAACTGCTCTTATCAAAGGTCAACCTGTTGAAGCCGGGATGCCGCCTCCAGATCTCCTACAGAAGCAAATAAGCTTACTCACTCCAGTTATAATGGACTCAACCCCTGCTGGTAAAAACTTCGGGGATGTCAGCTCCGATGTTCCAGCTAACTCAACCTTCAAGAGAGGCAGCACCGTGACCGTTGTTTTCTGGTCAGCTTGCCCCCGGAATGATCTCTTGACGGAAGGTACTTTCGCCCTTGTTGAGATGCTCCAAGGGAAGGATACATGGATTCCAATGTACGATGACGATGATTTCTGCCTTCGCTTTAAATGGTCAAGACCTTCAAAGCTAAGCCCCCGGAGTAAGGCAACAATCGAATGGATAATCCCATCATCTTCCTCACCGGGAGTATACAGAATAAGACATTTCGGTGCTTCAAAAGGGCTTATGGGATCAATTCGGCATTTCACTGGTTCATCAAGTGCTTTTGTAGTGGCATGA
- the LOC108489231 gene encoding neutral ceramidase 1-like isoform X2, producing MMELLASIDCYFWSPSRTICLWMSLVLLLQYSKTVVSKSDYLIGLGSYDITGPAADVNMMGYANAEQIASGIHFRLRARSFIVAEPQGKRVVFVNLDACMASQLVTIKVIERLKARYGELYTEQNVAISGIHTHAGPGGYLQYVVYLVTSLGFVRQSFDALVDGIEKSIMQAHENLRPGSIFVNKGELLDASVNRSPSAYLNNPASERRKHKYDVDKEMTLLKFVDDQWGPVGSFNWFATHGTSMSRTNSLISGDNKGAAARFMEDWFEKNGIRSSDTNESGSDGVPRRVSNIIPNIHDDYNKLLELAASFRSSPGSPATQTMSVARRVRGALRQADKPRFVSAFCQTNCGDVSPNVLGAFCTDTGLPCDFNHSTCGGKNELCYGRGPGYLDEFESTRIIGERQFRKAVDLFEKASEQLKGEVDYRHTYIDFSQLEVTLTKVGGGSEVVKTCPAAMGFAFAAGTTDGPGAFDFKQGDDQGNPFWRLVRDVLKTPDKKQVDCQHPKPILLDTGEMKQPYDWAPSVLPIQILRIGQFVILSVPGEFTTMSGRRLRNAVKTVLTRSGNGEFGSNTHVVIAGLTNTYSQYVATLEEYQVQRYEGASTLYGPHTLSAYIQEFQKLATALIKGQPVEAGMPPPDLLQKQISLLTPVIMDSTPAGKNFGDVSSDVPANSTFKRGSTVTVVFWSACPRNDLLTEGTFALVEMLQGKDTWIPMYDDDDFCLRFKWSRPSKLSPRSKATIEWIIPSSSSPGVYRIRHFGASKGLMGSIRHFTGSSSAFVVA from the exons ATGATGGAGTTACTTGCTTCCATCGACTGTTACTTTTGGAGTCCTTCGAGAACTATTTGCTTATGGATGTCTCTGGTGCTTTTGCTCCAATATAGTAAAACAGTAGTATCCAAATCCGACTATTTGATCGGACTTGGAAGCTATGACATTACTGGTCCTGCAGCCGACGTTAACATGATGGGATATGCTAATGCGGAACAAATTGCCTCGGGGATTCACTTCAGGCTGCGAGCTCGCTCATTCATTGTGGCTGAGCCACAGGGGAAACGAGTTGTATTTGTTAACCTTGATGCTTGCATGGCTTCTCAATTAGTGACGATCAAAGTGATTGAGAGATTGAAAGCAag ATATGGGGAGTTATATACTGAACAGAATGTTGCTATCAGTGGTATTCATACCCATGCCGGTCCAGGAGGTTATCTCCAATATGTAGTGTATCTTGTGACATCTTTAGGATTTGTTCGTCAGTCATTTGATGCCCTGGTAGATGGCATCGAGAAAAGTATCATGCAAGCTCATGAAAATCTTCGACCCGGATCTATTTTTGTGAACAAGG GAGAACTACTAGATGCTAGTGTAAACCGAAGTCCCAGTGCCTATCTCAATAACCCTGCATCCGAACGGAGAAAACATAAATATGACGTTGATAAAGAAATGACCCTTTTAAAGTTCGTAGACGACCAGTGGGGTCCAGTGGGTAGTTTCAACTGGTTCGCAACTCACGGAACATCGATGAGTCGTACAAACTCACTGATCAGTGGGGATAACAAAGGTGCAGCAGCTAGATTTATGGAAGACTGGTTTGAGAAAAATGGCATCAGAAGTTCAGATACTAATGAATCGGGCTCTGACGGAGTACCTCGAAGAGTCTCTAATATCATCCCCAACATCCATGATGATT ACAATAAGTTACTGGAGCTTGCTGCATCCTTCCGCTCATCTCCTGGTAGCCCAGCAACACAAACTATGAGTGTTGCCAGACGCGTCAGAGGTGCTCTTAGACAGGCTGATAAGCCCAGATTTGTATCTGCATTTTGCCAAACAAATTGTGGTGATGTTAGTCCCAATGTACTCGGAGCATTTTGCACCGACACCGGTCTTCCTTGTGACTTCAATCATAGTACCTGTGGTGGAAAGAATGAGCTGTGCTATGGCCGAGGACCAGG CTATCTTGATGAGTTTGAAAGTACTCGTATTATCGGAGAGAGGCAATTCAGAAAAGCCGTGGACTTGTTTGAGAAAGCATCTGAACAGTTAAAAGGAGAGGTTGATTATCGTCACACTTACATAGACTTTTCCCAGCTTGAGGTAACACTTACTAAAGTGGGAGGAGGTTCTGAGGTAGTTAAAACTTGTCCCGCTGCAATGGGATTTGCGTTTGCTGCAGGAACAACTGATGGACCTGGAGCATTTGATTTTAAGCAAGGAGATGACCAG GGAAACCCTTTTTGGAGGCTTGTCCGTGACGTACTTAAAACTCCCGATAAGAAACAAGTTGATTGTCAGCATCCAAAGCCCATCTTGCTAGATACTGGTGAAATGAAGCAACCATATGATTGGGCG CCTTCAGTACTTCCAATCCAGATCCTTCGGATAGGGCAGTTTGTCATTCTCAGTGTACCAGGAG AATTTACAACAATGTCTGGGAGGCGTCTCCGGAATGCTGTGAAGACAGTGCTTACAAGGAGTGGTAATGGGGAATTTGGTAGTAACACTCATGTTGTTATAGCTGGGTTGACTAATACATATTCACAGTATGTTGCAACTTTAGAAGAGTACCAAGTGCAGAGATACGAG GGTGCCTCCACACTGTATGGTCCACACACACTCAGTGCCTACATTCAGGAATTCCAGAAGCTTGCAACTGCTCTTATCAAAGGTCAACCTGTTGAAGCCGGGATGCCGCCTCCAGATCTCCTACAGAAGCAAATAAGCTTACTCACTCCAGTTATAATGGACTCAACCCCTGCTGGTAAAAACTTCGGGGATGTCAGCTCCGATGTTCCAGCTAACTCAACCTTCAAGAGAGGCAGCACCGTGACCGTTGTTTTCTGGTCAGCTTGCCCCCGGAATGATCTCTTGACGGAAGGTACTTTCGCCCTTGTTGAGATGCTCCAAGGGAAGGATACATGGATTCCAATGTACGATGACGATGATTTCTGCCTTCGCTTTAAATGGTCAAGACCTTCAAAGCTAAGCCCCCGGAGTAAGGCAACAATCGAATGGATAATCCCATCATCTTCCTCACCGGGAGTATACAGAATAAGACATTTCGGTGCTTCAAAAGGGCTTATGGGATCAATTCGGCATTTCACTGGTTCATCAAGTGCTTTTGTAGTGGCATGA
- the LOC108489232 gene encoding probable galacturonosyltransferase-like 3, translating into MHPSKPLNLFFILTVMIRLCFADLPSFREAPAFRNGRECPQTTWSSLDKEIHNPSIIHIAMTLDTAYLRGSVAGVFSVLHHATCPENIVFHFVTTHRHGAKLTRAITSTFPYLNFHLYYFNTNLVKGKISSSIRRALDQPLNYARMYLADLLPAGVRRIIYFDSDLIVVDDVINLWSINLRSHVLGAPEYCHANFTNYFTSKFWSNPAFAASFKGRPRNPCYFNTGVMVIDLWKWREGKYTEKLENWMRIQKRYRIYELGSLPPFLLVFAGDVEGMEHRWNQHGLGGDNLEGLCRALHPGPVSLLHWSGKGKPWLRIDSKRPCPLDSLWAPYDLFRHPCLFSNS; encoded by the coding sequence ATGCATCCATCTAAACCACTCAATCTCTTTTTTATTTTAACGGTCATGATTCGTCTCTGCTTCGCCGATCTGCCTTCTTTTCGGGAGGCACCGGCATTTCGAAACGGCAGAGAATGTCCACAAACAACATGGTCCTCCCTCGACAAAGAGATCCACAATCCCTCCATTATCCACATCGCTATGACATTAGACACTGCTTACCTCCGGGGCTCCGTCGCTGGAGTCTTCTCCGTTCTCCACCACGCCACTTGTCCGGAAAACATCGTGTTCCATTTTGTCACCACGCACCGACACGGAGCTAAACTCACGCGCGCCATTACCTCCACTTTCCCTTACCTCAACTTCCATCTCTACTACTTCAACACTAACCTCGTCAAAGGAAAGATCTCGTCTTCCATCCGACGCGCCTTGGATCAACCATTGAATTACGCGCGTATGTACCTAGCTGATCTGTTGCCAGCTGGGGTCCGGCGTATAATCTACTTTGACTCTGATCTTATCGTCGTTGATGACGTCATCAATCTATGGAGCATCAACTTGAGAAGCCACGTGTTGGGCGCTCCCGAGTACTGTCATGCCAACTTCACCAACTACTTCACTTCTAAATTCTGGTCCAACCCGGCTTTTGCGGCGTCGTTTAAAGGAAGACCAAGGAATCCGTGCTATTTCAACACTGGCGTTATGGTAATCGATTTATGGAAATGGAGAGAAGGTAAATACACGGAGAAATTAGAAAACTGGATGAGGATTCAGAAAAGGTATCGTATCTACGAGCTTGGCTCTTTGCCTCCATTTTTGTTAGTCTTCGCCGGAGATGTGGAGGGGATGGAGCACCGGTGGAACCAACATGGGCTCGGTGGTGACAACTTGGAAGGCTTATGCAGGGCTCTGCACCCCGGTCCAGTTAGCTTGTTGCATTGGAGCGGTAAAGGAAAGCCATGGCTGAGAATCGACTCTAAGAGACCCTGTCCGTTGGATTCCTTGTGGGCTCCTTACGATCTGTTCCGCCATCCGTGTTTGTTCTCCAATAGCTAA